A region from the Tigriopus californicus strain San Diego chromosome 9, Tcal_SD_v2.1, whole genome shotgun sequence genome encodes:
- the LOC131887386 gene encoding linear primary-alkylsulfatase-like: MWEAFLLVSTALGGIFVLVFLYLIGTKQYRFSPKVTFTARHVPVHPELKNHSKTFQKEIIPIAENVHVAIGFGLANSILIEGTDCCIIIDTLECDEAAEEVREAFRAITKKPIKAVIITHFHPDHAYGIGCFLDDNPDVIAHETTRKFLEQVANIRSLITYSRGMKQFGSLLGEGMHENSGIGGKLRFGPSNGFKLFNPTVTVSKQLEVTYGGITLEIIHAPGETEDQLMIWWPEKKILFPADNIYTAFPNIYAIRGTMARDPLLWISALDKMLSLQPEILIPQHTRPLSGKAEIKSTITAYRDGIQFIHDQALKWMNQGCNEIETAQKVAECFPNALKSHPYLKEFYGTIKWGTRGIFHHYLGWFGGQPSSLHKLSTLKRSQNIVKVVGNENALFEKALIAMKTKHYQFALEICDVLLESGWTWMNKVRAIKIESLCQLAELAISANARNWYLTTILELEGMEIKPQAPQIKAQITGLKKMEDFFRFLVVRVNPEKLDEGEFLARFCFTDTDEDIFVQLKHGCATLRTGTDFNEGCDLTVKTTSDVWKSVACREVNPITAWMGGGLSIQPHPFKLSTFMSYFDVAQ; this comes from the exons ATGTGGGAAgcatttcttttggtttcCACGGCCTTGGGTGGCATTTTTGTGTTAGTCTTCTTGTACTTGATTGGAACCAAGCAATACCGATTCAGCCCGAAAGTTACATTTACTGCAAGACATGTCCCAGTGCATCCGGAACTGAAAAATCACTCCAAGACATTCCAAAAGGAGATTATACCAATTGCTGAAAACGTTCATGTGGCCATTGGTTTTGGTCTGGCCAATTCCATTCTAATTGAAGGCACTGATTGTTGCATAATCATTGACACATTAGAATGCGACGAGGCTGCCGAAGAGGTCAGGGAGGCGTTCAGAGCCATCACCAAGAAGCCAATCAAGGCTGTTATTATCACCCATTTCCATCCGGATCATGCCTATGGCATAGGATGTTTTTTGGACGATAATCCTGACGTGATTGCTCATGAGACTACCCGCAAGTTTCTCGAGCAAGTGGCGAATATCCGATCTCTTATTACCTACAGCCGTGGGATGAAACAATTTGGAAGTCTCTTAGGTGAAGGCATGCATGAAAACTCTGGTATTGGAGGGAAGTTGAGGTTCGGACCATCAAATGGATTCAAACTTTTTAATCCTACCGTTACGGTGAGCAAGCAATTGGAAGTAACTTATGGAGGCATCACTCTGGAAATCATTCACGCTCCTGGAGAGACAGAAGACCAGCTCATGATTTGGTGGCCCGAAAAGAAGATCCTGTTTCCGGCGGACAATATCTACACAGCCTTTCCCAACATCTACGCTATTAGAGGCACCATGGCCAGAGACCCTTTGCTGTGGATATCCGCTTTGGACAAAATGTTGAGTCTACAACCCGAAATTTTAATACCTCAACACACACGGCCACTCTCTGGAAAAGCCGAGATTAAATCCACTATAACTGCATATCGGGATGGAATTCAATTTATCCATGACCAGGCTTTGAAGTGGATGAACCAAG GATGTAATGAAATAGAGACCGCTCAGAAGGTTGCAGAGTGTTTCCCGAATGCCCTTAAGTCTCATCCCTACCTCAAGGAGTTCTATGGAACCATAAAATGGGGTACACGGGGCATTTTTCATCACTATTTGGGATGGTTTGGAGGGCAACCTTCATCATTACATAAACTCTCTACGTTGAAGAGGTCACAAAACATAGTAAAGGtcgttggaaatgaaaatgctttgTTTGAGAAAGCTCTCATCGCTATGAAAACCAAGCATTATCAATTTGCactcgaaatttgcgatgtcctTTTGGAGTCAGGCTGGACTTGGATGAACAAAGTTAGG GCGATAAAAATCGAAAGCCTCTGTCAACTGGCAGAGTTGGCGATATCCGCCAACGCCCGAAATTGGTATCTCACAACCATATTGGAACTAGAGGGCATGGAGATCAAACCGCAAGCTCCTCAAATCAAGGCACAGATAACTGGTCTCAAAAAAATGGAGGACTTCTTCAGATTTCTCGTTGTCCGCGTCAACCCAGAGAAATTGGATGAGGGAGAGTTCTTAGCCCGCTTTTGTTTCACTGACACCGATGAGGACATTTTCGTTCAG CTAAAGCATGGATGTGCAACCTTGAGAACGGGTACAGATTTCAACGAAGGCTGTGACCTAACCGTCAAGACCACATCCGACGTGTGGAAGTCGGTTGCATGCCGGGAGGTTAACCCCATAACAGCTTGGATGGGTGGAGGATTGTCCATCCAACCCCACCCATTCAAACTGAGTACGTTTATGAGCTATTTTGATGTCGCTCAGTGA
- the LOC131887389 gene encoding uncharacterized protein LOC131887389, protein MSPKNENQDNQGGINGYIDQAANSTSNAYHTTKDKFHDINESAREMVNGKPESKIDTNVDSAAESVKETLHSTQDSMSNAKETMGDKTEEMKDWINGEEPKEKTMGDQASEIVNSAMESMNNAIEAAKTTIYGPEKDNIDQTVDDAAATTKDGLHYMKDSADSASESIRSAFEEEEQDKVDEVIEKAANRSKDMVDNSKGTTERFSEEIQQPTTGEEFDASVMH, encoded by the coding sequence ATGAGTCCCAAGAACGAGAATCAAGATAACCAAGGAGGCATTAACGGCTACATCGACCAGGCGGCCAACTCCACCAGCAATGCCTATCACACCACCAAGGACAAGTTCCACGACATCAATGAATCGGCTCGAGAAATGGTCAACGGGAAACCCGAGAGCAAAATTGACACCAATGTGGACAGTGCGGCCGAATCGGTCAAGGAGACCCTTCACTCCACACAAGATAGCATGAGCAATGCCAAGGAGACCATGGGCGACAAGACTGAAGAGATGAAGGACTGGATCAATGGCGAGGAGCCTAAGGAGAAAACCATGGGCGACCAAGCCTCAGAGATTGTCAACAGTGCCATGGAATCCATGAACAATGCTATTGAGGCCGCCAAGACCACAATCTATGGTCCAGAGAAGGACAACATTGATCAGACTGTGGATGACGCCGCTGCTACCACCAAGGATGGGCTTCACTACATGAAGGACAGTGCTGATTCCGCAAGTGAATCCATTCGAAGTGCCTttgaggaagaagagcaagaCAAGGTGGATGAAGTCATCGAAAAAGCAGCCAATCGGTCTAAAGACATGGTTGATAACTCCAAAGGGACCACGGAGCGCTTCAGCGAGGAGATCCAGCAACCCACCACAGGCGAAGAATTTGATGCCTCAGTCATGCACTAG